Below is a window of Deltaproteobacteria bacterium HGW-Deltaproteobacteria-6 DNA.
CCGGCAAAACGGCGCAGAAGACGGAAGCGCCGACATCGCCCTGCTGATAGACAAGCAGGACGAACGTTACCGATATTCAATCGGGGTTGAAGACGTTGACCTTGTCTCTGGAAGCAACCATGCCCGTGATGCCGCAAAAGTCTTCCTTTTCCATTGCTGAAAACAGCGATGGGTCGGATGGCGTAAAAGCCGCAAAGCGTTTTCCGTTTTCTTTTTTTCCGATGACAACACCCTTGCCCGGTAAATTATTCCGGTCATAAATCACGGTAAAGGTTTCCACTGTTCCCCGCCCCTCGGGCTGCGGATCAATCTCGTGTTTGGGCCGCAGGTCAACGGCTTTCTGGCAAACGCTTGTATCGGCTGTAGCCGCCGCATTGTCTTTGGGAGGCGTGGTGGCGCACACGGCCGCCGAGTGCTTGGTCATGTAAAAAGAATTACCGGTGACCAGGACCGTCTTGCCGGGATGACGGCGCAGCACCTCAACCATTTGCGCCATGGCGTGCATGACGTAGTTGTTGCCCGGTCCTCCGAAATAGGGAAGCCCTCCGGTAACGGTGAGCGGCCGGGGATCGTTTTCGGCAATGCCCAGCATGTCGCGCGTCACCTGGACGGCAACCGGAAAGCAGCTGTACAGATCGAAGAAATCAATGTCTTCAATGGTCACGCCGGCCTGCGCAAGGGCAGACCGGCCGACGATTTCAATAGCCGGGGAAAAACCGTAGGCCTCTCTTTCCAGGATATGCCAGTGATCCGAGGCTTCGGCATAGCCGTGCACATACACCCATTTGGACCGGTCAATGCCCATCTTCCGGGCCTGCGCCTCCGATGTGACGATGAGGGCGGCGGCCTGGTTGACCCCCAGCATGGCATTCATGCGCTTGGTATAAGGGAAAGCCGTGTTGCGGTTGAGATCCGAAACGGTGATGATTTCTTCGGGCGTGAACGATTCCTGAAACCAGGCCAAGGGGTTTTTGGCCGCGACGAGTGAAAAGCGGCTCATCAGCTCGCCCAGCTTGCGGGTATGATCCGCAATCGTGCGCCCATAACGCCTTCGCAGGGCGTTTTCAAACATGGGATAGCATGTTGAGGGAAGCGAAAGTCCGTGGATGTGTTCTGTTTCGCAGGCTCCGTCAAAGAGCCCCAGAGCAGTCAGCGGGGGAAGGCCGGGGCGCCCGGATGTTACGTTCCAGCCGGTAAATGTCCCGGAATTTTTCGCCTGCTGCATATTGTACTGAGCCTCGGCCCCGGTCAGAATCACCAGACCGGCTTTGTTTTCGGCGACAGACTTCATGGCATGGTGCAGCATGGCGTGCGGCATGATGCCGCCAAATCCGGAAACCATGCACCGTGCATCGGGAAGACTCAGTTTATCGGCCACGGAGCCCGGTGGGTTGATAATCCCGTCATCGGAAAAAAGCGACGTGGTAATGAGCAGGTCGGCCTTTTGAAGGCATTGCATCGTCAAACCGCCGTCTTCTGCCGCAACTGTGACGGCCTCGGCCATCAGGTCCACAGGCGAACCGCAGATCACAGGCGCCGCTTCCTTTTTTGTCAGCTGACCTGCACCGATAATTACGGGGATGTTTTCAGAAGCCATTTTTGATTTCCCTTTCTTTATATTGGTCTCTGTTCAGGAATGTCTGCAGCGTGTTTGCAGCCATCATGGTGGAAAATTAGCAGAAATTCGTCGTTCCGTCGATGAGAAAAGCCTGAGGCATAGGATGCGGCTTTTTTGTGGCTGGTACCGGTTGACCTTATAAGATCAGCGGTGTAGAGTGCTGAAACATCCTGCGTCGTTTCCGCCAACTGTATGGGTTGATAGTTTCGACTGGCAAATATTACATCACTATATTTGTAATATTTAAGTTTCATTACTCAGCTCCTGAGATAGTTCGACTGGCGTTTCGAGCGTCACATCGTTCGCTCTCAACGAGTCTCACTAAAAGAGGGAAGCAAGGCTTCGATGATCAAGGCAATTTTCTGGGACAATGACGGTGTGCTGGTCGATACGGAAGGCCTCTTTTTCCGGGCCAATCAGGAGACGCTGGCGGGTATTGGCATTCCCCTGCGGTGGGAGCAGTTTGAAGAGATCTCTCTTGCCAGGGGGGAAAGCGTGCTGCGGCTGGCGGCAGATCCGGGGACGGATGTATTTAATAAACTGCGGCGTGAGCGGGACGACCGTTATGCCGACTTGCTGACCCGTGAGCCGCTGGTGATTGACGGCGTCCGGGACGTGCTGGATGAGCTCCGCGGAAAATACGTCATGGGAATCGTAACGAGTTCCGGACAGGAGCACTTTGAAATCATTCACCGGCAGTCACAACTCCTGCCTTACTTTCAGTTTGTTTTGACCCTGAAAGACTGCCAGCATACCAAGCCGCATCCCGAGCCATATCTGAAGGCCCTGGCGCTTGCCGGTTTCGCGCCGGAGGAATGCCTGGTCATTGAGGATTCGCCGCGCGGTCTTGCCGCAGCCCAAGGCGCCGGAATCCGATGCATCATGATCCCAAGCAAATTCACCCGTAGTCACAATTTCTCGGGGGCCTATAAGATTTTGAACAGTGTCAAAGAACTTCCGCAGGCGTTGGTATGAATTTCTGTTCCTTTATTTCATCTCCAGGCGCTTCAGCCGTATCTCATTGGACAGCATGTACCAGTGCTGCACGCCATTTTCCAGACGGTAATAATGAAGAATGTAAGCGGCGGAAAGAATCAGAAACAGGGCTGTCAGCAGGATATACGGCACCGTGAAATGCACCAGCGTCCATCCGAAAGACAAAAGAAAAAAAAGGCAGACGAACATCATGGTGATCAGATGCGCCAGTCTTTCGGCCTGCATCCAGGCAATCTGCTTGTCATGATACGCCAGAAGTTCATCCAGCGCTTCAGAATCGGGGTGGCTATCCAATAACTCTCTGACATAGCGTTCGTGCCGCCGGATATATTCAATCATCAGTCATTTCTCCATTTCTCGGGAATTTACCCTATCTTGGGAAGAAACATCGGTGTTCTTTTCTTATAATTTACATATTCCTGTCCCAGTCTCATTTCCAACTCCGGTTCTTCTATCGCTTTCAATTCCATAACGTTCACCAGGATAAAAAGGGGTGTAAAAATGAAAATCAGGCCGATGGACTGAAACGCCGTGCCCAGTCCGAAAAGAAAGATGAAAACACCGCTTAACATCGGGTTGCGAATGTAAGCGTAAGGGCCGGAAGTAACCAGTACGGGCGGCGGATTAAAAGGCACCGGTGTTCCTTTTATTCTTACAAAATGAAACACGCACCAGAAAGCCAGAGACAGCCCCGAAATGATGAAGAGAATGGACAGATAGAAATGAATGGGCGCCGAGGGAAACTGGGGAAAATGAAACAGGCGGTCGATCAGGAAAGCGGCGATGACGAACAATGATGCAAAAAGAAAATAGGACAGACCGACAATTGGGGTAAGGAATATCCGAATCTTTCGGCTGCCTGTTGCTGCCTCGTAGATAAGACCGATCCACTTTGTTTTCAGGCTCATCTAGGATTCCTCTTTTTCCAGGTATGCCCTGTCAGTCATTTTCTCGACACGTTTTGCCGGGTCCTGGCCGTAAAATTCTTTCAGCACGCGGTAAAGCTCCGGGGCGGATTTAACCATCCGGCGGGGCCGGCTGAAAAAGTGTTCCGTGGCGACGGCGAAAAATTCCACTTCGTCTGTTGCGCCATATTCATCAAGGAATGCTGGTTTGCCTTGATGAATATCTTTGAGGAGCCGGATGTATTCACGCGAGCAGGTCTTAATCCAGTCGCGGTATTCTGCGCGGTTTTGCAGTCTTGGCGTACCGTCCGCGCCCCCGTCCTGCATATCCAGTTTGTGGGCAAATTCATGGTAGACCACATTAAAGCCGTATTCCGGCTGACGTCCCCCTTGCAGCACCGCGTCCCACGCCAGAATCACCGGCCCCTGTTCGAAGGCCTGACCGGAGACGGGGGAATCCGGTTCCAGAGGCTCGAGGGCGTTTTCAAAAAAGCCCAGCTTGCGCTCAGGCAAGACGACATCAGAAGGATAGACAATCACTGTTTCCACGTTTTCGTAATAGTTGTGGGGAATATTCAAAAGGAGAAGGCAGGCCTGGGCCGCAATAGTCACGCGGATTTCATCGGTCAGTGCCAATCCTCCGCAGCCTTCCCAGATTTTTTCAGCGATGAAGACCCGGATCAGTTCCTGCAGGTGCATCCGTTCAGCTTCATCCAGCAGGCCATAATCAATCATGTTGCGGCGAATCATGTCTTCCCATCCGGAAGGAAAAGGCAGGGCCATGAGTTTCTGACGCCGTTTTTTGGAAAACCAGCCAAACATCTTGATTCCTTTGATCAGTCTTGTGAAAAATATGTACCATAAATAACTTGATATGAAAAACGACATTTTGGAGGAAACACTCTTGCCGGCGGAGACGCAGGATCATTTTGATCCGGCGGAAGGAGAGGATGCGATATGATGGTTGACAAAAAAACAATCCATCATTATAAAGATATTTCAATAAGTATATAAACATCTAAATTAAACCGAAAGGTTCATGGCTATGACGGAAAAAACAAGAAAATCGAAGAACAGTAAAGAGACGGAACGTATGGCCCGCATATCTTCCGCCTTTAAGGCCCTGTCCAATGAAACACGCCTGGCGGTTTTTGAGAATATCCGTCTTGGCCAATGCAAGGAGTCACTGGATGAAAAAAACCGGCCATCCGTATGCTGTGTCGCGAGTAATTTTGACATATCCCTTTCCACAATTTCCCACCATCTGAAAGAACTGCGCAATGCCAAACTCATTGACTGCGAAAGAAAAGGCCAGTCCATTTTTTGTCAGCCCAATGAAGACACCGTTAAGATGATGATTGAATATCTCACGTCTGTTATGAAGAAATAGACCGGACTCTTTGGCGGCCAAAGGGTAAATACCTCCTCTCTCCATACTGTTTTTTTGTATCTTAAGTGCTCATTCTTTAAAGAGAAATAGCGCGGCCGGCGTGTTTTTTAAAAAAATACTTGACAAAAGAATAGTGAATATTATATTTCGAAATATATCGAAATATA
It encodes the following:
- a CDS encoding acetyl-CoA acetyltransferase, whose product is MASENIPVIIGAGQLTKKEAAPVICGSPVDLMAEAVTVAAEDGGLTMQCLQKADLLITTSLFSDDGIINPPGSVADKLSLPDARCMVSGFGGIMPHAMLHHAMKSVAENKAGLVILTGAEAQYNMQQAKNSGTFTGWNVTSGRPGLPPLTALGLFDGACETEHIHGLSLPSTCYPMFENALRRRYGRTIADHTRKLGELMSRFSLVAAKNPLAWFQESFTPEEIITVSDLNRNTAFPYTKRMNAMLGVNQAAALIVTSEAQARKMGIDRSKWVYVHGYAEASDHWHILEREAYGFSPAIEIVGRSALAQAGVTIEDIDFFDLYSCFPVAVQVTRDMLGIAENDPRPLTVTGGLPYFGGPGNNYVMHAMAQMVEVLRRHPGKTVLVTGNSFYMTKHSAAVCATTPPKDNAAATADTSVCQKAVDLRPKHEIDPQPEGRGTVETFTVIYDRNNLPGKGVVIGKKENGKRFAAFTPSDPSLFSAMEKEDFCGITGMVASRDKVNVFNPD
- a CDS encoding transcriptional regulator — protein: MAMTEKTRKSKNSKETERMARISSAFKALSNETRLAVFENIRLGQCKESLDEKNRPSVCCVASNFDISLSTISHHLKELRNAKLIDCERKGQSIFCQPNEDTVKMMIEYLTSVMKK